Proteins encoded by one window of Acidipropionibacterium virtanenii:
- a CDS encoding M13 family metallopeptidase: MTQALFHDLDSSVRPADDLYRHVNGTWLAGATIPEDQASTGAFRVLRDASEAAVHEILEELAAGRGADLLADTPEATEHEAELLAGFYRRFMDTDAVEQAGAQPLRPVLDRVDAIDSPEALMSFLGWAGRHGVGGLFYLEEDSDPADPDRYVPWTGQAGIGLPDEAYYRDDDKAEIRAAYTAHISRSLRLVGVAGPDSTDDRDADATAARIMELETEIASHHWDQVRCRDMKASYNPTSFEDLAATHPGLFLEAWREAAAIPEGVLRTVVVNQPSFFDEVEPLVTEERLSDWKAWAAWRVIRAYSPFLSSDLVEQNFDFYGRTLSGTPVLRARWKRGVGFVESVLGEALGKFYVARHFPPAAKQRMDELVGNVLEAYRISITGLDWMGENTRAEALTKLANFRPKIGYPDTWRDFGGLQLPAGNLLDAVQAASSFELDRTIEKLSGPMDPNEWLMFPQTVNAYYHPLRNEIVFPAAILQPPFFNVEADDAVNYGGIGAVIGHEIGHGFDDQGSTCDGHGRLRDWWTAEDRAAFEQRTKALIAQYDALIPDQLRPDGPHVNGALTIGENIGDLGGVGIAYLALRISFGDNPPAPVDGLTWQQRFFLSYATIWQGKYRDEALRSRIATDPHSPDELRCNQIVRNVDAFYEAFDVQPGDGLWLDPAQRVTIW, encoded by the coding sequence ATGACTCAAGCGCTGTTCCATGATCTCGATTCCTCCGTGCGACCTGCCGACGACCTCTACCGTCACGTCAACGGGACGTGGCTTGCCGGGGCCACGATTCCTGAGGACCAGGCCTCGACAGGCGCCTTCCGTGTGCTGAGGGACGCCTCCGAGGCCGCCGTCCACGAGATTCTGGAGGAGCTGGCCGCCGGTCGTGGCGCGGATCTCCTCGCCGACACCCCGGAGGCCACTGAGCACGAGGCCGAGCTGCTGGCCGGGTTCTACCGTCGCTTCATGGACACCGACGCCGTCGAGCAGGCCGGGGCACAGCCGTTGCGGCCGGTTCTGGACCGGGTGGACGCGATCGACTCGCCGGAGGCTCTGATGTCTTTCCTCGGCTGGGCCGGGCGCCACGGCGTCGGCGGGCTGTTCTATCTGGAGGAGGACTCCGACCCCGCCGACCCGGACCGTTACGTCCCCTGGACAGGACAGGCGGGCATCGGGCTGCCCGATGAGGCCTACTACCGCGATGACGACAAGGCGGAGATCCGGGCGGCCTACACGGCCCACATCAGCCGGTCGCTGCGGCTGGTCGGGGTGGCCGGCCCCGACAGCACCGACGACCGCGACGCAGACGCCACGGCGGCCCGGATCATGGAGTTGGAGACCGAGATCGCCTCCCACCACTGGGACCAGGTGCGCTGCCGCGACATGAAGGCGTCCTACAATCCCACCTCCTTCGAGGATCTGGCAGCCACCCATCCGGGGCTCTTCCTGGAGGCCTGGCGCGAGGCGGCGGCCATTCCCGAGGGAGTGCTGAGGACGGTGGTCGTCAACCAGCCGAGCTTCTTCGACGAGGTGGAGCCGCTGGTCACCGAGGAGCGGCTGAGCGACTGGAAGGCGTGGGCCGCCTGGCGGGTGATCCGGGCCTATTCGCCATTCCTGTCCTCGGATCTGGTGGAGCAGAATTTCGACTTCTACGGGCGCACGCTGTCGGGGACGCCGGTGCTGCGGGCCCGCTGGAAGCGCGGGGTGGGGTTCGTGGAATCGGTCCTGGGAGAGGCTCTCGGCAAGTTCTATGTGGCCCGGCACTTCCCGCCGGCCGCCAAGCAGCGGATGGACGAGCTGGTCGGCAACGTCCTGGAGGCCTACCGGATCTCGATCACCGGGTTGGACTGGATGGGCGAGAACACCCGGGCGGAGGCTCTCACGAAACTGGCGAACTTCCGCCCGAAGATCGGCTACCCGGACACCTGGCGTGATTTCGGCGGGCTCCAGCTGCCGGCCGGGAACCTCCTCGATGCCGTGCAGGCGGCCTCCTCCTTCGAGCTGGACCGCACCATCGAGAAGCTCTCGGGTCCGATGGACCCGAACGAATGGCTGATGTTCCCCCAGACCGTGAACGCCTACTACCACCCGCTGCGCAACGAGATCGTCTTCCCCGCAGCGATTCTCCAGCCCCCGTTCTTCAACGTGGAGGCCGATGACGCCGTGAACTACGGAGGCATCGGAGCGGTGATCGGTCACGAGATCGGTCACGGCTTCGACGACCAGGGCTCCACCTGCGACGGTCACGGACGCCTGCGGGACTGGTGGACCGCCGAGGACCGTGCTGCCTTCGAGCAGCGCACCAAGGCCCTCATCGCCCAGTACGACGCCCTGATTCCCGACCAGCTGCGGCCCGACGGCCCGCACGTCAACGGCGCGCTGACCATCGGCGAGAACATCGGGGACCTGGGCGGGGTGGGCATCGCCTATCTGGCCCTGCGGATCTCCTTCGGTGACAATCCGCCCGCCCCCGTGGACGGACTCACCTGGCAGCAGCGCTTCTTCCTGTCCTATGCGACGATCTGGCAGGGCAAGTACCGTGACGAGGCGCTGCGCTCGCGGATCGCCACCGACCCGCACTCCCCCGACGAACTGCGCTGCAACCAGATCGTGCGCAACGTCGACGCCTTCTACGAGGCCTTCGACGTGCAGCCCGGGGACGGTCTGTGGCTCGATCCGGCACAGCGGGTCACGATCTGGTAG
- a CDS encoding 2-oxoacid:ferredoxin oxidoreductase subunit beta, translating into MRPRNGHSLPAEGGLAGVPLALSPLKRRDFASDQDVRWCPGCGDYSILSTFQGVLPELGIAKEDAVVISGIGCSSRFPYYMDAYGMHSIHGRAPAIATGLAISRPDLAVFVVTGDGDALSIGGNHLIHAMRRNVNLTILLFNNEIYGLTKGQYSPTSEQGKVTKSSPMGSLDYPFNPVSLALGAGCSFVARVIDSDRKTLDATMTAAAKHRGTSFVEIYQNCPIFNDGAFEDLKGPDAADHLVKLADGEPVLLGADRARGVVRDPVSGSLRVADVAEAGIDHVLVHDAHREDPSLAFELAHLCDSGEIAQTPVGVFREVTRPAYDDLAREQVARAMGERTGTEAQDEDLQNLINGVDNWEVSEDGRVTEN; encoded by the coding sequence ATGCGGCCCCGCAACGGCCACTCCCTGCCCGCCGAGGGCGGGCTGGCCGGCGTCCCCCTGGCCCTCAGCCCGCTGAAGCGCCGCGACTTCGCGTCCGACCAGGATGTGCGCTGGTGCCCCGGCTGCGGTGACTACTCGATCCTGTCCACCTTCCAGGGCGTGCTCCCCGAGCTGGGGATCGCCAAGGAGGACGCCGTCGTCATCTCCGGTATCGGGTGCTCGTCGCGGTTCCCGTACTACATGGATGCCTACGGGATGCACTCGATCCATGGCCGGGCCCCGGCCATCGCCACCGGCCTGGCGATCTCGCGGCCCGATCTGGCGGTCTTCGTGGTGACCGGTGACGGTGATGCCCTGTCCATCGGTGGCAACCACCTCATTCACGCGATGCGTCGCAACGTGAACCTGACGATCCTGTTGTTCAACAACGAGATCTACGGGCTCACGAAGGGTCAGTACTCCCCCACCTCCGAGCAGGGCAAGGTGACGAAGTCCTCCCCGATGGGGTCCCTGGACTACCCGTTCAACCCGGTCTCGCTGGCGCTGGGGGCGGGCTGCTCCTTCGTGGCCCGGGTCATCGACTCCGACCGCAAGACCCTGGACGCGACGATGACCGCGGCGGCCAAGCACCGCGGCACCTCCTTCGTGGAGATCTACCAGAACTGCCCGATCTTCAATGACGGCGCCTTCGAGGATCTCAAGGGCCCTGACGCCGCCGACCATCTGGTGAAGCTGGCCGACGGTGAGCCGGTGCTGCTGGGGGCCGACAGGGCCCGCGGTGTGGTGCGCGACCCGGTGAGCGGCTCGCTGAGGGTGGCGGATGTCGCCGAGGCGGGTATCGACCATGTGCTCGTGCACGACGCCCACCGCGAGGACCCGTCGCTGGCGTTCGAGCTGGCACACCTGTGCGACTCCGGCGAGATCGCCCAGACCCCGGTCGGCGTCTTCCGGGAGGTGACGCGCCCGGCCTACGACGATCTGGCCCGTGAGCAGGTCGCCCGGGCGATGGGTGAGCGGACCGGCACCGAGGCCCAGGACGAGGATCTCCAGAATCTCATCAACGGGGTCGACAACTGGGAGGTCTCCGAGGACGGCCGGGTCACCGAGAACTGA
- a CDS encoding 2-oxoacid:acceptor oxidoreductase subunit alpha, translating to MRKEVSVPSVTEPSTTDSPVSTQTPPLAVQTLDRVVIRFAGDSGDGMQLTGDRFTAESAVHGNDISTLPSFPAEIRAPQGTIPGVSSFQVHFANYDIATPGDQPDVLVAMNPAALAANLGEVRRGALIVLDSAEFTKRNLKKANFAEDPRTDGTLESYQVVELDLTALAVGAVEGFDLGRKNSERSKNMFALGLLSWLYGRPLEPSERFLRTKFAAKPDIRDANIAALKAGHAYGETCELFTVRYEVAPAPTPAGLYRQITGNQATALGLITGANRAGLQLFLGSYPITPASDILHELSKHKDLNVLTFQAEDEIGGIGAALGASFGGSLGVTTTSGPGMSLKAETIGLAVMTELPLVIVDVQRSGPSTGMPTKPEQADLLQAMFGRNGESPVPVIAAKSPLDCFDTAVEACRIAIKYRTPVVMLSDGYLGNGAEPWRIPALADIERVDPGFATGPNAKAADGSDRFLPYKRDPETLARPWALPGTKGLEHRIGGLEKAANIGSISYNPNNHEEMVRTRAARIAGISRDIGDVEVDDPTGDADVLVLGWGSTFGPITAGVRRVRDKGERIAQAHLRHINPFPDNLGEVLRRYRRVVVPEMNTGQLAMLLRAKYLVDIRTISRVRGLPISPVDLCDALCGHCSDFTSSTASKKEAR from the coding sequence ATGAGGAAAGAGGTCTCAGTGCCCTCAGTCACAGAGCCGTCGACAACAGATTCGCCGGTCAGCACGCAGACGCCGCCACTCGCCGTCCAGACCCTGGACCGGGTCGTCATCCGGTTCGCGGGTGACTCCGGTGACGGCATGCAGCTGACCGGTGACAGGTTCACCGCCGAGTCGGCGGTGCACGGCAATGACATCTCAACCCTGCCGAGCTTCCCGGCGGAGATCCGCGCCCCACAGGGCACGATCCCCGGCGTCTCGAGCTTCCAGGTCCATTTCGCCAACTACGACATCGCCACCCCCGGCGACCAGCCGGACGTGCTGGTGGCGATGAACCCCGCCGCACTGGCCGCCAACCTCGGCGAGGTGCGACGAGGGGCGCTCATCGTCCTGGACAGCGCGGAGTTCACCAAGCGCAACCTCAAGAAGGCCAACTTCGCCGAGGATCCGCGCACCGACGGCACCCTTGAGTCCTACCAGGTCGTCGAGCTGGATCTCACCGCGCTGGCGGTCGGCGCCGTGGAGGGCTTCGATCTCGGCCGCAAGAACTCCGAGCGGTCGAAGAACATGTTCGCCCTGGGCCTGCTCAGCTGGCTGTACGGGCGCCCGCTGGAGCCCTCGGAGAGGTTCCTCAGGACCAAGTTCGCCGCCAAGCCCGACATCCGCGACGCCAATATCGCCGCGCTCAAGGCCGGGCACGCCTATGGCGAGACCTGCGAGCTGTTCACGGTGCGCTACGAGGTGGCCCCGGCCCCGACGCCGGCCGGCCTCTACCGTCAGATCACCGGCAATCAGGCCACCGCACTGGGTCTCATCACCGGAGCCAATCGTGCGGGGCTGCAACTCTTCCTCGGGTCCTACCCGATCACCCCCGCCTCCGACATCCTGCACGAGCTGTCCAAGCACAAGGATCTCAACGTCCTCACCTTTCAGGCCGAGGACGAGATCGGCGGCATCGGCGCGGCCCTGGGCGCGTCCTTCGGCGGTTCCCTGGGCGTCACCACGACGTCCGGCCCCGGGATGTCGCTCAAGGCGGAGACGATCGGCCTGGCTGTGATGACCGAGCTTCCGCTGGTCATCGTCGATGTGCAGCGCTCCGGGCCGTCCACCGGCATGCCGACCAAACCCGAGCAGGCCGATCTGCTGCAGGCGATGTTCGGGCGCAACGGCGAGTCGCCGGTCCCGGTGATCGCCGCGAAGTCCCCCTTGGACTGCTTCGACACCGCGGTGGAGGCCTGCCGGATCGCCATCAAGTACCGCACCCCGGTGGTGATGCTCTCCGACGGCTACCTGGGGAACGGCGCCGAGCCGTGGAGGATCCCCGCGCTGGCCGACATCGAACGGGTGGATCCCGGGTTCGCCACCGGACCCAACGCGAAGGCGGCCGACGGCTCCGACCGGTTCCTGCCGTACAAGCGGGATCCCGAGACCCTCGCGAGGCCGTGGGCGCTGCCCGGCACCAAGGGCCTGGAACACCGGATCGGCGGGCTGGAGAAGGCCGCCAATATCGGCAGCATCTCGTACAACCCGAACAACCACGAGGAGATGGTGCGGACCCGCGCGGCTCGGATCGCGGGTATCTCCCGCGACATCGGCGACGTCGAGGTCGATGATCCGACCGGTGACGCCGATGTGCTGGTGCTCGGTTGGGGCTCCACCTTCGGGCCGATCACCGCCGGGGTGCGCCGCGTACGCGACAAGGGCGAGAGGATCGCCCAGGCCCACCTGCGTCACATCAACCCCTTCCCCGACAATCTCGGCGAGGTGTTGCGACGCTACCGGCGGGTGGTGGTGCCCGAAATGAACACCGGGCAGCTCGCCATGCTGCTGCGCGCCAAGTACCTGGTCGACATCAGGACCATCTCGCGGGTGCGCGGACTGCCGATCTCCCCGGTGGACCTGTGCGACGCGCTGTGCGGGCACTGCTCCGACTTCACCTCCTCAACCGCCTCGAAGAAGGAGGCACGATGA
- a CDS encoding proton-conducting membrane transporter has protein sequence MHYLDWFADSTMVVTDLALACCGVESGLAVPLKAKSVVEPPAGARRVVVVSGTISSALAPAVVDAIGRIAEDCARCAAQRPVVLAFGACACGGGPYWDSLPVLNGMDALPTTGAAPIPVDRWIPGCPPPARELARVIDEIHRQTVAGAA, from the coding sequence GTGCATTATCTCGACTGGTTCGCGGATTCCACGATGGTCGTCACCGACCTCGCGCTGGCGTGCTGCGGCGTCGAGAGTGGCCTGGCCGTCCCGCTGAAGGCGAAATCGGTCGTCGAGCCTCCGGCCGGGGCCCGCCGTGTCGTGGTGGTCTCGGGAACCATCTCGTCGGCTCTGGCCCCCGCCGTGGTCGATGCGATCGGGAGGATTGCCGAGGACTGTGCTCGCTGCGCCGCCCAGCGGCCCGTCGTCCTCGCATTCGGCGCCTGTGCCTGCGGTGGGGGCCCCTACTGGGACTCACTGCCCGTGCTGAACGGCATGGACGCGCTGCCGACCACCGGCGCCGCCCCCATCCCGGTGGACCGCTGGATTCCGGGCTGCCCTCCACCGGCCCGGGAACTGGCGCGTGTCATCGACGAGATCCACCGGCAGACCGTGGCGGGAGCCGCATGA
- a CDS encoding NADH-quinone oxidoreductase subunit C, translating to MSAAGLEPDEVADVTPQQWRDAVTAAIASGCRWLSLITAWDASCESATRGAGRRGARGRADARPEMVVCCRLLDREAGRAIRLETRIPWDERDGYRLPSVRDLVAGAAWYEREIADQFGITVDGADPRPPVIHPGRSATPAAPMRRSVELPGRAGGPPGGRERGRRR from the coding sequence ATGAGTGCCGCCGGCCTCGAGCCGGACGAGGTCGCCGACGTGACACCGCAGCAGTGGCGCGACGCCGTGACCGCGGCCATCGCCTCCGGATGTCGCTGGTTGAGCCTGATCACCGCCTGGGACGCGTCCTGCGAATCGGCGACGCGAGGTGCGGGCCGACGAGGTGCCCGCGGTCGGGCGGATGCACGACCGGAGATGGTCGTGTGCTGCCGGCTCCTCGACCGTGAGGCGGGCCGTGCCATTCGTCTGGAGACCCGGATCCCCTGGGATGAGCGGGACGGCTACCGGTTGCCGTCGGTGCGCGATCTGGTGGCCGGGGCGGCCTGGTACGAGCGCGAGATCGCCGATCAGTTCGGAATCACCGTTGACGGCGCAGACCCGCGTCCTCCGGTCATCCACCCCGGCCGGTCCGCGACGCCGGCCGCCCCGATGAGACGATCAGTCGAACTCCCGGGCCGCGCCGGCGGACCGCCCGGAGGCCGTGAGCGGGGGAGGCGGAGATGA
- a CDS encoding 4Fe-4S binding protein: MSHGSIGLIAQRCTSCMICARQCPAWCIHIDSHTERIGDPDDRRPRSVKVLDRFEIDWGVCMYCGICIADCPFDALEWRAGHNPAAEARPGLRQAWTGGGTTDGSGGSL, encoded by the coding sequence ATGAGCCATGGTTCGATCGGCCTCATCGCGCAGCGATGCACCTCCTGCATGATCTGCGCACGGCAGTGCCCGGCATGGTGCATCCATATCGACTCCCACACCGAACGTATCGGCGATCCGGATGACCGGAGACCCCGCAGCGTCAAGGTCCTCGATCGCTTCGAGATCGACTGGGGCGTGTGCATGTACTGCGGTATCTGCATCGCCGACTGCCCCTTCGACGCTCTGGAATGGCGTGCCGGCCACAACCCCGCGGCCGAGGCGCGCCCCGGCCTGCGACAGGCCTGGACGGGCGGCGGGACCACCGACGGTTCCGGCGGGTCGCTATGA
- the mptB gene encoding polyprenol phosphomannose-dependent alpha 1,6 mannosyltransferase MptB — MIVVGSLTSAYLPANSPWWSRLGTLGLDGPAWRVVGTILVLAGVVLLIDSWLRLRPGRQWERPRGIRAGMHPWAVLGVWGLPFLLAPPIFSHDAYSYAAQGWLVVNDISPYDGYPGLLPGAFADQVSQEWRYTKTPYGPLAIQIQHLMVNLVGQNPYWSAVAMRIPAVLGVILIGVLLSRIARRTGHDPYFAAWFGTLNPILLIDYVGGAHNDSLMMGLMVLGLLVATLAAPSWIPAALIVGVAASIKQPAFMAALALPFLRHPMTSWRWAQLRPALGRMIASLALSVGSFSLVSWLTGLGFGWYHAVDVPGMVITVSPSTLIGLGARQILNLFGATGAAVGAIKVSQTIGLLCGLVVVAVIAVKELPRRPLTFLAWGYLIVTLAAPALHSWYVMWGALLLPMVDDAVRYVRSATWATVALLAYAAVNLSWRNGAVAIGVAAVVVLAVHNLWHERSTGEGRWGLGALRAAGERHRVRNRRRRNQ; from the coding sequence ATGATCGTCGTCGGGTCACTCACCTCGGCCTACCTTCCGGCGAACTCGCCCTGGTGGTCCCGGCTCGGGACACTCGGCCTCGACGGGCCGGCCTGGCGGGTGGTCGGCACCATCCTGGTACTCGCCGGGGTGGTGCTTCTCATCGACTCCTGGCTGCGGCTGCGCCCGGGACGTCAGTGGGAGAGACCGCGCGGTATCCGGGCCGGGATGCATCCCTGGGCGGTACTCGGCGTGTGGGGGCTGCCCTTCCTTCTCGCTCCGCCCATCTTCAGCCACGACGCCTACTCCTATGCTGCCCAGGGATGGCTCGTCGTCAACGACATCAGCCCCTACGACGGATATCCGGGCCTGCTGCCCGGGGCCTTCGCCGACCAGGTGTCACAGGAGTGGCGCTACACCAAGACCCCTTACGGACCGTTGGCCATCCAGATCCAGCACCTGATGGTCAACCTCGTGGGACAGAATCCGTACTGGTCGGCCGTCGCCATGCGGATCCCGGCGGTGCTCGGCGTCATCCTCATCGGCGTGCTCCTGTCACGGATCGCCCGGCGCACCGGCCACGACCCCTATTTCGCCGCCTGGTTCGGCACTCTCAACCCGATCCTGCTGATCGACTACGTGGGTGGAGCCCACAACGACTCCCTCATGATGGGCCTGATGGTGCTCGGGCTCCTCGTCGCCACTCTCGCCGCCCCCTCCTGGATACCGGCCGCGCTCATCGTCGGAGTCGCGGCGTCGATCAAGCAGCCGGCCTTCATGGCCGCTCTGGCGCTGCCATTCCTGCGTCATCCGATGACGTCGTGGCGGTGGGCCCAGCTGCGCCCGGCGCTGGGCCGGATGATCGCATCCCTGGCCCTGTCGGTCGGATCCTTCTCGCTGGTCTCCTGGCTCACCGGGTTGGGTTTCGGCTGGTATCACGCCGTGGACGTCCCCGGCATGGTCATCACCGTCTCCCCCTCGACCCTCATCGGGCTGGGGGCCCGCCAGATTCTGAACCTCTTCGGCGCCACCGGTGCCGCGGTCGGCGCGATCAAGGTGAGCCAGACCATCGGCCTGCTCTGCGGTCTGGTGGTGGTGGCGGTGATCGCCGTCAAGGAGTTGCCTCGGCGTCCGCTCACCTTCCTGGCCTGGGGTTATCTCATCGTCACTCTCGCGGCCCCGGCGCTGCACTCCTGGTACGTGATGTGGGGTGCGCTCCTGCTGCCGATGGTCGACGACGCCGTCCGCTACGTCCGCAGCGCCACCTGGGCCACCGTGGCCCTGCTGGCCTACGCCGCGGTGAACCTGTCGTGGCGCAACGGAGCAGTCGCCATCGGTGTCGCCGCGGTGGTGGTGCTCGCGGTGCACAATCTGTGGCACGAGCGCAGCACCGGGGAGGGCCGATGGGGCCTCGGCGCGCTGCGCGCAGCCGGAGAGCGGCACAGAGTCAGGAACCGTCGCAGGAGGAATCAATGA
- a CDS encoding enoyl-CoA hydratase/isomerase family protein, producing the protein MTDVEIGRTEDRLKIRLDRPRAINSLTGAMLHRIGEALPGAARVELSGVGEKGFCSGADIRELRSLALADTEAAIAWLDAEYDVDLAVARLGRGVARLHGVSMGGGLGLSLRLDRVETTEDLVLAMPETGIGLWPDVGACWELSRAPRLAGRHLAMTGMSIDAASALWAGLVDGVVDGSGNALDVDPLDSELAAQAGWIQDCYRFNDPLSILRALESRPEPQAAAAADLISTRSPLSVAVALEAVQRAEQASGLEEVLATDRRLGRSFMRDSDFCEGVRAQLVDKDHDPHWRHSSVAEVTRSEVEAMFDV; encoded by the coding sequence ATGACAGATGTGGAGATCGGCAGGACCGAGGACCGGCTGAAGATCCGGCTCGACCGCCCCAGGGCGATCAACTCGCTCACCGGTGCGATGCTCCACCGGATCGGGGAGGCGCTGCCCGGCGCTGCCCGGGTGGAGCTGTCGGGAGTGGGGGAGAAGGGCTTCTGCTCGGGAGCCGACATCCGGGAGCTGCGCTCCCTGGCGCTGGCGGACACCGAGGCGGCGATCGCATGGCTGGACGCCGAGTACGACGTCGACCTGGCTGTCGCCCGGCTGGGCAGGGGGGTGGCGCGCCTGCACGGGGTGAGCATGGGCGGCGGCCTCGGCCTGTCCCTGCGTCTGGACCGGGTGGAGACCACTGAGGACCTGGTGCTGGCGATGCCCGAGACCGGCATCGGGCTGTGGCCCGACGTCGGCGCCTGCTGGGAACTCTCCCGGGCTCCCAGGCTGGCCGGACGGCACCTGGCCATGACCGGCATGTCCATCGACGCGGCCTCGGCCCTGTGGGCCGGACTCGTCGACGGCGTCGTCGATGGGTCCGGGAACGCCCTCGATGTCGATCCGCTCGACAGCGAACTGGCCGCGCAGGCCGGATGGATCCAGGACTGCTACCGGTTCAATGATCCGCTGAGCATCCTCCGAGCTCTGGAGTCACGTCCCGAGCCGCAGGCCGCAGCGGCCGCGGACCTCATCTCCACACGATCCCCGTTGTCGGTCGCCGTGGCCCTGGAGGCCGTCCAGCGGGCCGAGCAGGCCTCCGGGCTCGAGGAGGTGCTGGCCACCGACAGGCGGCTCGGGCGGTCCTTCATGCGGGATTCGGACTTCTGCGAGGGGGTCAGGGCCCAGCTCGTCGACAAGGACCATGATCCGCACTGGCGCCACTCCTCGGTGGCCGAGGTCACCCGCTCCGAGGTCGAGGCCATGTTCGACGTCTGA
- a CDS encoding exodeoxyribonuclease III, with amino-acid sequence MRIATFNLNGIRAAGKRGFSDWLADRGCDVVALQEVRCRPADLPEQAFGDYHVAWQPGHLAGRNGVALLTRHAPAQVRAWGPELILSGPGSEAEVRDGSVSGLARDLRSFADEGRYVEVDLAETPLTVASLYLPKGASPDPSDGKAQAKQARKMRFLAGFARHLTSARREAAARGREFLVMGDFNIAHENADLKNWRSNQKNEGFLPEERSWFTSILSPRTLIDVVRTLHPDQDGPYSWWSWRGQAFTNDAGWRIDYHLASPTLARAAVSGGTDRDASYEQRISDHAPVVVDYEI; translated from the coding sequence ATGCGCATCGCCACCTTCAATCTCAATGGCATCAGGGCCGCGGGCAAGCGCGGCTTCTCCGACTGGCTGGCCGACCGCGGGTGCGACGTCGTCGCTCTTCAGGAGGTGAGGTGCCGCCCGGCGGACCTGCCCGAGCAGGCCTTCGGCGACTACCACGTCGCCTGGCAGCCCGGTCACCTTGCCGGCCGCAACGGCGTCGCCCTGCTGACGCGTCACGCGCCGGCCCAGGTGCGGGCGTGGGGGCCCGAGCTCATCCTCTCCGGGCCCGGTTCCGAGGCCGAGGTGCGCGACGGCTCGGTCTCCGGCCTGGCTCGCGATCTGCGCTCCTTCGCCGACGAGGGGCGCTATGTCGAGGTGGACCTGGCCGAGACCCCACTGACTGTCGCCAGCCTCTACCTGCCCAAGGGCGCCAGCCCCGATCCTTCCGATGGGAAGGCCCAGGCCAAGCAGGCCCGCAAGATGCGCTTCCTGGCAGGTTTCGCACGACATCTCACCTCCGCCCGGAGGGAGGCCGCGGCCAGGGGACGCGAGTTCCTGGTGATGGGGGACTTCAACATCGCCCACGAGAATGCCGACCTCAAGAACTGGCGGTCGAACCAGAAGAACGAGGGCTTCCTCCCCGAGGAGCGCAGCTGGTTCACCTCGATCCTGTCGCCGCGCACCCTGATCGATGTCGTGCGCACCCTGCATCCCGACCAGGATGGCCCGTACTCGTGGTGGAGCTGGCGCGGCCAGGCCTTCACCAATGACGCCGGATGGCGCATCGACTACCACCTCGCCTCGCCAACCCTTGCCAGGGCCGCCGTCTCCGGGGGCACCGACCGGGATGCCAGCTACGAGCAGCGCATCTCCGATCACGCCCCCGTGGTCGTGGATTATGAGATCTGA
- a CDS encoding YajQ family cyclic di-GMP-binding protein, with translation MASESSFDVVSKVDHQEVDNAINQAAREVRQRFDFKGTDTSVAWSGDEAIAIVSATEEKVKAALDVLQSKLVRRKVSLKALDTGEPRVSGKTWHIDCAVREGISAENARKVSKLVRDSGPKGVKTQIQGDELRISSKKRDDLQAVQRLITEADYDFAVQFVNYR, from the coding sequence ATGGCATCCGAGAGTTCCTTCGACGTCGTCAGCAAGGTCGACCATCAGGAGGTCGACAACGCCATCAACCAGGCGGCCCGCGAGGTGCGCCAGCGATTCGACTTCAAGGGCACCGACACCTCCGTGGCATGGTCCGGCGACGAGGCGATCGCGATCGTCTCGGCGACCGAGGAGAAGGTGAAGGCCGCCCTGGACGTCCTCCAGTCGAAACTGGTGCGCCGCAAGGTGAGCCTCAAGGCCCTCGACACCGGCGAGCCACGGGTATCCGGCAAGACCTGGCACATCGACTGCGCCGTGCGCGAGGGCATCTCCGCCGAGAACGCCAGGAAGGTCTCCAAGCTCGTGCGCGATTCCGGCCCCAAGGGTGTCAAGACGCAGATCCAGGGAGACGAGCTGCGCATCTCCTCGAAGAAGCGCGACGACCTGCAGGCGGTCCAGCGGCTCATCACGGAGGCCGACTACGATTTCGCGGTCCAATTCGTGAACTATCGCTGA
- the rpmG gene encoding 50S ribosomal protein L33 — translation MAKKSGDVRPKITLACTVCKERTYITKKNRRNNPDRLELSKFCPRCGKHTAHRETR, via the coding sequence ATGGCCAAGAAGTCCGGCGATGTCCGACCGAAGATCACCCTTGCCTGCACAGTGTGCAAGGAGCGTACGTACATCACCAAGAAGAACCGCCGTAACAACCCCGATCGTCTCGAGCTGAGCAAGTTCTGCCCGCGCTGCGGCAAGCACACCGCTCACCGCGAGACCCGCTGA